A stretch of the Desulforamulus ferrireducens genome encodes the following:
- the iorA gene encoding indolepyruvate ferredoxin oxidoreductase subunit alpha yields MKELLSGNAAIARGAYEAGVTVAAGYPGTPSTEILENFAKYPDIYAQWSPNEKVALEVGAGAAIAGARVLVTMKHVGVNVAADPLFTLSYTGINGGLILVSADDPGMHSSQNEQDNRFYALMNKIPCLEPADSQEAKDMVAQGLEISEQFDTPVLLRLTTRVSHSQSFVEINEPGPKNLRPYAKDPLKYVMVPAHGRLRRVFLEERTAKLKEYSENCPLNFIQWGERSVGVITSGISYHYVKEALPTASVLKLGFTHPLPEKLIKEFAAGVERVVVVEELEPFLEMQIKALGITVQGKDLLPSYGELSASLIARSLAAAGIPAAEEYLAPAVQPEAIAAQLPGRPPVMCAGCPHRGVFYTLRKNKLIVSGDIGCYTLGSMSPLNAMDTCICMGASIGAALGMEKANPEMARRTVAVIGDSTFLHSGVTGLMDVVYNGGTSTVLILDNRTTAMTGHQENPGTGSTLMGKPAPEVDFEALVRAIGVKRVRTVDPINLKELDRAVKEETAAEEPSVIIVKRPCALLKKAGTAPPAEVNKEVCINCGLCLNLGCPAISRQGDKAHVTAIQCNGCGLCLQVCAKGALVKRGEENA; encoded by the coding sequence ATGAAAGAACTTCTCTCCGGTAACGCCGCCATTGCCCGGGGGGCCTATGAGGCAGGGGTCACCGTAGCTGCCGGTTACCCGGGCACTCCCAGTACCGAAATACTGGAAAACTTTGCTAAATATCCAGACATCTATGCCCAATGGTCGCCCAATGAAAAAGTTGCTTTGGAAGTGGGTGCCGGTGCTGCCATAGCCGGGGCCAGGGTATTGGTTACCATGAAGCACGTAGGCGTCAATGTGGCAGCTGACCCCTTGTTCACCCTGTCCTATACCGGGATAAACGGTGGACTCATCCTGGTATCCGCTGATGATCCGGGCATGCATAGCTCGCAAAATGAGCAGGACAACCGTTTCTATGCCTTAATGAATAAAATTCCCTGCCTGGAGCCTGCCGATAGCCAGGAGGCCAAGGACATGGTGGCCCAGGGGTTAGAAATCAGTGAACAGTTCGATACCCCGGTGCTGTTGCGCCTGACCACCAGGGTGTCCCATTCCCAAAGCTTTGTGGAAATTAATGAACCGGGACCTAAAAATTTGCGGCCCTATGCCAAGGACCCCCTAAAATATGTGATGGTTCCGGCCCATGGTCGCCTGCGGCGGGTCTTTTTAGAAGAAAGAACGGCCAAATTAAAGGAATACAGTGAGAATTGCCCACTGAACTTTATCCAGTGGGGAGAGCGCAGTGTTGGTGTTATTACCAGTGGTATTAGTTACCATTATGTCAAAGAGGCCCTACCCACTGCCTCGGTATTAAAACTGGGCTTTACCCACCCTCTGCCGGAAAAACTGATTAAAGAGTTTGCCGCCGGCGTTGAGCGGGTGGTGGTGGTGGAAGAACTGGAGCCCTTCCTGGAGATGCAAATTAAAGCCCTGGGAATAACCGTCCAGGGAAAGGATTTACTGCCCTCCTATGGTGAGTTAAGTGCGTCCCTCATTGCCCGCAGCCTGGCCGCGGCGGGAATTCCGGCGGCAGAGGAATATCTTGCCCCGGCAGTCCAACCGGAAGCTATTGCGGCACAACTGCCCGGACGACCTCCGGTGATGTGTGCCGGTTGCCCGCACCGGGGAGTATTCTACACCCTGCGCAAAAATAAATTGATTGTCAGCGGTGATATTGGCTGTTACACCCTGGGTAGCATGAGTCCCCTTAATGCTATGGATACCTGTATTTGCATGGGAGCCAGCATTGGAGCCGCCCTTGGTATGGAAAAAGCCAATCCGGAGATGGCCCGGCGTACCGTAGCGGTCATAGGCGATAGCACCTTCCTGCATTCCGGTGTCACCGGACTAATGGACGTGGTCTATAATGGGGGCACTTCTACCGTGTTGATCCTGGACAACAGGACCACCGCCATGACCGGCCATCAGGAAAACCCGGGTACCGGTAGTACCCTCATGGGTAAACCGGCACCGGAGGTTGATTTTGAAGCCCTGGTCAGGGCCATTGGCGTTAAACGGGTGCGTACCGTAGATCCCATCAACCTGAAAGAACTGGATCGGGCGGTTAAGGAAGAAACAGCCGCCGAGGAACCCTCTGTGATTATTGTTAAACGTCCCTGTGCCCTGCTAAAGAAAGCCGGCACCGCCCCACCGGCAGAGGTCAATAAAGAAGTTTGTATCAACTGTGGCCTTTGTCTTAACCTGGGCTGTCCGGCCATTTCCCGCCAGGGGGACAAAGCTCATGTTACAGCTATCCAATGTAATGGTTGCGGCCTGTGCTTACAGGTTTGTGCCAAGGGTGCCCTTGTAAAGCGGGGTGAAGAAAATGCGTAA
- a CDS encoding phenylacetate--CoA ligase family protein, which yields MIWNEQYETMSREELQQLQSSRLRQTLESVYQNVPFYRNLFDEQGIKPQDIRGIEDITKLPFTTKDALRENYPFNMFAVPMKKVVRLHASSGTTGKPTVVGYTRQDIETWAELVARMITAAGVTDEDMAQICFGYGLFTGALGLHYGLEKVGATVVPSSTGNTEKQIMLMQDFGTTTLIATPTYALHIAEVASGMGIDPKSLGLKIGLFGSEVWTESMREELERAWGLFATDNYGLSEIIGPGVAGECRQRKGMHVSEDHFLVEVINPETGQPVPDGEEGELVITTLTKEALPIIRYRTRDITIKTTEPCACGRTTARIRKVTGRTDDMLIVSGVNVFPSQIEDVLLKIKGVAPHYQIIVTKKGYLDALEVQVEMTDEAFTGNWRDLEELERTVRARLVAVLSINPKVKLLEPRSLERTTGKAKRVIDLRNK from the coding sequence ATGATTTGGAATGAACAATACGAAACCATGAGCCGGGAGGAACTGCAGCAACTGCAGTCCTCCCGGTTGCGGCAAACTCTGGAAAGTGTTTACCAGAACGTACCATTTTACCGGAATCTGTTTGATGAACAGGGGATTAAGCCCCAGGACATAAGGGGTATAGAGGATATTACCAAACTTCCCTTTACCACCAAAGATGCTCTGCGGGAAAACTACCCCTTTAACATGTTTGCGGTGCCCATGAAAAAAGTGGTGCGCCTGCATGCATCTTCCGGTACCACCGGGAAGCCCACTGTGGTAGGCTATACCAGACAGGACATTGAAACCTGGGCCGAGTTAGTGGCTCGCATGATCACCGCTGCCGGTGTGACAGACGAGGATATGGCCCAGATCTGCTTTGGCTATGGCCTGTTTACCGGAGCCCTGGGTTTACACTATGGTTTGGAAAAGGTAGGTGCCACGGTGGTACCCTCCTCCACCGGTAATACGGAAAAACAGATTATGCTCATGCAGGACTTTGGCACCACCACCTTAATTGCCACCCCTACCTATGCCCTGCACATTGCTGAAGTGGCCAGCGGCATGGGCATTGACCCCAAATCCCTGGGGCTTAAAATCGGCCTTTTTGGTTCCGAGGTTTGGACCGAAAGTATGAGGGAAGAATTGGAACGTGCTTGGGGTCTGTTTGCCACAGATAACTACGGTCTAAGTGAGATTATCGGACCTGGTGTGGCCGGTGAATGTCGCCAACGCAAGGGTATGCACGTCTCCGAAGACCATTTTTTGGTGGAGGTAATTAACCCTGAAACAGGTCAACCGGTACCGGACGGGGAAGAGGGAGAACTGGTCATCACTACCCTGACTAAAGAGGCTTTACCCATTATCCGCTACCGGACCAGGGACATTACCATTAAAACCACCGAACCCTGTGCCTGCGGCCGAACAACCGCCCGCATTCGTAAGGTCACCGGGCGCACCGATGATATGCTCATAGTCAGCGGTGTCAACGTATTTCCTTCGCAAATAGAAGATGTTTTGTTGAAAATAAAGGGTGTGGCACCCCATTACCAAATTATTGTCACCAAAAAGGGTTATCTGGATGCCTTAGAAGTACAAGTAGAAATGACCGACGAAGCTTTCACCGGTAACTGGCGGGATTTAGAAGAGCTGGAGCGAACCGTCAGGGCTCGCCTGGTGGCTGTACTCTCCATTAATCCCAAGGTCAAATTGCTGGAGCCGCGGTCACTGGAACGCACCACCGGTAAAGCTAAGCGAGTAATTGATTTGCGGAACAAGTAG
- a CDS encoding indolepyruvate oxidoreductase subunit beta, with the protein MRKPLNILLVGVGGQGTILATRVLAKAAQDAGYDIKVSEIKGMAQRGGSVVTQVRLGEKVYSPLIAEGSADVILAFEKMEALRWLHYLKPTGHIIVNDQAIAPVPVLTGAATYPADCLTRVQQSVSNTMVVDALTIALECGNPKAANVVLIGMLAKRLPIAKETWLTALKARVPERFIDVNLKAFERGFNL; encoded by the coding sequence ATGCGTAAACCCTTAAACATATTACTGGTGGGTGTTGGCGGTCAAGGAACCATCTTAGCCACCAGGGTCTTGGCCAAGGCGGCCCAGGATGCCGGCTACGATATCAAAGTATCCGAGATCAAAGGTATGGCCCAACGGGGAGGCAGTGTGGTAACCCAGGTGCGCTTGGGGGAAAAGGTCTACTCTCCTCTTATTGCGGAAGGCTCTGCGGATGTTATCTTAGCCTTTGAAAAAATGGAAGCGTTGCGCTGGCTTCATTATTTAAAACCAACTGGCCACATTATTGTTAACGACCAGGCTATTGCGCCGGTACCTGTCCTTACCGGTGCCGCCACATATCCTGCGGACTGCTTGACCAGGGTCCAGCAGTCTGTCAGCAATACCATGGTGGTGGATGCATTAACCATAGCCTTGGAGTGCGGTAATCCCAAGGCGGCTAATGTTGTACTCATTGGCATGTTGGCCAAGCGGTTGCCCATTGCCAAGGAAACCTGGCTAACTGCCTTAAAGGCCCGCGTGCCGGAAAGATTTATTGATGTCAACCTCAAGGCCTTCGAGCGTGGTTTTAACCTATAG
- the dsrA gene encoding dissimilatory-type sulfite reductase subunit alpha: MTEAKKTPLLDELEKGPWPSFVKEIKRAAANSPSAQDLLGQLELSYVDKKAHWKHGGLVGVMGYGGGVIGRYSDVPEQFPNVEHFHTVRINQPSGWFYTTKALRQVCDVWEKYGSGLTNLHGSTGDLVLLGTKTEHIQTIFDEISNFEEHPMDLGGSGSNLRTPSCCAGPARCEFALIDTLDICHDLTNEFQDYLHRPMWPYKSKIKISGCPNDCVASIARSDFSIQGTWRDDIKIDQEAVRAYVAEGFDIEGLVISKCPTKCMSFDGNELTIDNANCTRCMHCINKMCKALRPGDDRGATILVGGKAPILQGAMMGWVIVPFMKLEPGSGYQELKDFLEDCWAWWDEHGKTRERIGELILRLDMRNFLRGIGREPIPQMVVAPRANPFFFWWPEEVEQD; the protein is encoded by the coding sequence ATGACCGAAGCCAAGAAGACTCCTCTCTTGGACGAACTCGAAAAAGGTCCCTGGCCCAGTTTCGTAAAAGAAATCAAGAGGGCCGCTGCCAACAGCCCTTCCGCCCAAGACTTGCTTGGTCAGCTTGAGCTTTCTTACGTAGACAAGAAAGCCCACTGGAAGCACGGTGGTCTAGTAGGTGTTATGGGTTACGGCGGTGGTGTAATCGGTCGCTATTCAGATGTACCCGAGCAATTCCCCAACGTAGAGCATTTCCACACTGTACGTATTAACCAGCCCTCCGGTTGGTTCTACACCACCAAGGCTCTGCGTCAGGTTTGCGATGTATGGGAAAAGTATGGTTCTGGTCTGACCAACCTGCACGGTTCCACCGGTGACCTGGTACTGCTGGGTACCAAAACTGAACACATTCAAACCATCTTTGACGAGATTTCCAACTTTGAAGAGCATCCCATGGATTTAGGCGGTTCCGGTTCCAACCTGCGTACCCCCAGCTGCTGCGCTGGTCCCGCTCGTTGCGAATTTGCTCTGATCGACACCTTGGATATCTGCCATGATTTGACCAACGAGTTCCAAGATTATCTGCACCGCCCCATGTGGCCTTATAAATCCAAAATCAAGATCTCCGGTTGCCCCAACGACTGCGTAGCTTCTATCGCTCGTTCTGACTTCTCCATCCAGGGTACCTGGAGAGACGACATCAAGATCGACCAAGAAGCAGTTCGCGCTTACGTTGCTGAAGGCTTCGACATCGAAGGTCTGGTTATTTCCAAGTGCCCCACCAAATGCATGAGCTTTGACGGCAACGAATTAACCATCGACAACGCTAACTGCACCCGTTGCATGCACTGCATCAACAAAATGTGCAAAGCCCTGCGTCCTGGCGATGATCGTGGTGCTACCATCCTAGTTGGTGGTAAAGCTCCCATTCTGCAAGGTGCAATGATGGGTTGGGTAATCGTACCCTTCATGAAACTAGAGCCTGGCTCCGGCTATCAAGAACTCAAAGACTTCTTAGAAGACTGCTGGGCATGGTGGGATGAGCACGGTAAAACCCGTGAGCGTATTGGTGAACTAATCCTGCGTTTGGATATGCGTAACTTCTTACGCGGTATTGGCCGTGAACCCATTCCTCAAATGGTAGTTGCACCACGTGCAAACCCCTTCTTCTTCTGGTGGCCTGAAGAAGTTGAACAAGATTAA
- a CDS encoding sodium:solute symporter family protein, which yields MKGLFLTLFIGFLLFSGFYCMRRAKTLNDFFLGGRSVGPWLSAFAYGTTYFSAVIFIGYAGKVGWGFGLSALWVCIGNTLLGSLLAWWVLAKRTRAMTARLNTLTMPQFLAERYQSPSLKIVAALIIFVFMIPYSASVYMGLSYLFEQVFKIPYTYAALGMALLTAMYLVTGGYRAVALTDVIQGTIMIFGVFILIYYVVGAPEVGGFAAAYSKLQAIDPGLAAPVGPPGWLAIASLVLLTSLGTWGLPQMVQKFYAIKDEAAIRPATIVSTLFALIISFGAYFTGSLSRLFFDKLPVDATTGQPNPDLLVPNILMSSLPEWAVTLLLLLVLSASMSTLASLVLVSSSSVTIDLIQGVKPNLSERSKVGLMRLFCLLFIALSVILAMAKPTIILSLMAISWGTVAGAFLAPYLFGLYWRGATAKGAWIGALTGLTISVIFSFYFKLDAGKIPVIGCLAMLVPLAVLPLVSMFTEKLPEEHLEKVFGESPQPTYLPTNVGAVRK from the coding sequence ATGAAAGGGCTATTTCTAACCCTTTTTATAGGGTTTCTTTTATTTAGTGGATTTTACTGTATGCGCAGGGCTAAAACCCTGAATGACTTTTTCCTCGGTGGACGGAGTGTGGGTCCCTGGCTTTCTGCCTTTGCCTACGGCACCACCTATTTCTCCGCAGTTATCTTCATCGGTTACGCCGGCAAAGTAGGCTGGGGTTTTGGTTTATCCGCCCTGTGGGTATGCATAGGCAATACCCTGTTAGGCAGTCTGCTGGCCTGGTGGGTGCTGGCCAAACGAACCAGAGCCATGACCGCACGCCTGAATACTCTAACCATGCCGCAATTTCTGGCAGAGCGTTACCAATCACCTTCCCTTAAGATAGTTGCTGCCCTAATTATTTTTGTTTTCATGATTCCCTATTCTGCCTCGGTTTACATGGGTCTTAGCTACTTGTTTGAACAGGTTTTTAAAATCCCCTACACCTACGCAGCCCTTGGTATGGCCCTGTTAACCGCCATGTACCTGGTTACCGGCGGCTATCGAGCCGTAGCCCTCACCGATGTGATTCAGGGAACCATCATGATCTTTGGTGTGTTTATTCTAATTTACTATGTTGTAGGCGCGCCTGAGGTGGGCGGTTTTGCCGCTGCCTATAGTAAACTGCAGGCCATTGATCCCGGTCTGGCAGCCCCTGTGGGGCCTCCCGGCTGGCTGGCCATAGCCTCCCTGGTGTTGTTGACCAGTCTGGGTACCTGGGGCTTACCTCAAATGGTGCAGAAATTCTACGCCATTAAAGACGAAGCCGCCATTCGACCGGCCACCATAGTTTCCACTCTGTTTGCGTTGATCATTTCCTTTGGCGCTTACTTTACCGGCAGTTTATCTCGCCTGTTCTTTGATAAATTACCTGTGGATGCCACCACCGGGCAACCCAACCCGGATTTGCTGGTACCCAACATATTAATGAGCAGTCTGCCGGAGTGGGCAGTAACCCTGCTGCTTTTGTTGGTGTTGTCAGCATCTATGTCAACCTTAGCTTCCCTGGTGCTGGTTTCCAGTTCCTCAGTAACCATTGATCTAATCCAAGGGGTTAAACCAAACCTATCCGAAAGAAGCAAGGTAGGATTAATGAGATTGTTTTGCCTGCTCTTTATCGCCCTTTCGGTAATCCTGGCCATGGCCAAGCCAACCATTATTCTCAGTCTCATGGCTATTTCCTGGGGTACCGTTGCCGGCGCCTTCCTGGCACCATACCTCTTTGGTCTCTACTGGCGCGGCGCCACAGCCAAGGGCGCTTGGATCGGAGCTCTCACAGGTTTAACCATCTCGGTAATTTTCTCCTTTTACTTTAAACTGGATGCCGGCAAAATCCCTGTTATCGGCTGCTTGGCCATGCTGGTACCGCTGGCAGTCTTACCATTGGTGAGTATGTTCACTGAAAAGCTTCCCGAAGAACACCTGGAGAAGGTGTTTGGGGAGAGTCCCCAACCGACATATCTACCAACCAATGTTGGTGCGGTAAGAAAATAA
- a CDS encoding aminotransferase class I/II-fold pyridoxal phosphate-dependent enzyme, with protein sequence MSKWSNYINPTVRQIPPSGIRRFFDLAAEMEGVISLGVGEPDFVTPWHIREACIYSLHRGSTTYTSNHGLLELREEIANYLGSQGVHYNPKKEILVTVGVSEALDLALRTLVCPGDEVIIPTPCYVSYLPCTELAGGVPVTVATSMEDQFRLTADKLEAVITPKSKVLLLCFPNNPTGAIMDRQNLLNIAEVVRKHDLLVISDEIYDRLTYTGHHTCFASLPGMQERTIVLNGFSKAYAMTGWRLGYAAANEEFIAAMTKIHQYTMLCAPITAQVSALEALRHGKSAMQDMVTQYNRRRRLVVHGFKEIGLPCFEPGGAFYAFPYIGHTGLTAAEFAESLLLEEKVAVIPGDVFGPGGEGCVRCSYASSLEDLTEALQRMGRFLKRRGLHNSKVVYL encoded by the coding sequence GTGAGTAAGTGGAGCAACTACATCAACCCTACCGTAAGGCAAATACCTCCCTCGGGAATTCGACGCTTCTTTGATTTGGCTGCGGAGATGGAGGGTGTAATCTCCCTGGGGGTGGGTGAACCGGATTTTGTTACCCCCTGGCATATCCGGGAAGCCTGCATCTATTCCCTGCACCGGGGCAGCACAACCTACACCAGTAATCATGGTCTGCTGGAGTTAAGGGAAGAGATTGCCAATTACCTGGGCAGCCAGGGTGTCCATTATAACCCCAAGAAGGAAATATTGGTTACCGTGGGGGTTAGTGAAGCCTTGGATTTGGCTTTGCGGACACTGGTTTGTCCCGGCGACGAGGTGATCATCCCCACACCCTGTTATGTATCCTATCTTCCCTGTACCGAACTGGCCGGCGGGGTGCCGGTAACGGTGGCAACCAGTATGGAAGACCAGTTTCGCCTCACCGCCGATAAACTGGAAGCTGTGATTACACCCAAATCCAAGGTGCTGCTGTTATGTTTTCCCAACAACCCCACCGGGGCCATCATGGATCGGCAGAATCTGTTAAACATTGCTGAAGTTGTCAGAAAGCACGATTTACTGGTAATTTCCGATGAAATTTACGACCGACTGACCTATACCGGTCATCATACCTGCTTTGCTTCGTTACCGGGCATGCAGGAGCGCACCATTGTACTTAATGGTTTCTCTAAAGCCTACGCCATGACCGGCTGGCGCCTGGGTTACGCTGCGGCCAATGAAGAATTTATCGCAGCCATGACCAAGATCCATCAGTACACCATGTTGTGTGCGCCAATTACCGCCCAAGTCTCTGCTCTGGAGGCGCTGCGGCACGGCAAAAGCGCCATGCAGGATATGGTGACCCAGTACAATCGTCGGCGGCGGTTGGTGGTGCATGGCTTTAAGGAAATAGGCCTGCCCTGCTTTGAGCCAGGGGGAGCCTTTTACGCTTTCCCTTACATTGGCCATACCGGCCTTACCGCGGCGGAATTTGCCGAGAGCTTGCTGCTGGAGGAGAAGGTGGCAGTTATTCCCGGGGATGTCTTTGGACCCGGCGGCGAAGGCTGTGTTCGCTGCTCCTATGCCTCATCCTTGGAAGACCTCACCGAGGCACTGCAGCGTATGGGAAGATTCCTTAAACGCCGGGGTTTGCATAATTCCAAGGTGGTATATTTATAA